Below is a window of Syntrophomonas wolfei subsp. wolfei str. Goettingen G311 DNA.
TGATACTATCTTATGAAATCTTAATAAATCAGCGTCATTCAGCGTCAAAAAAATGGCACTTGTTGCTTCCCCTATTTTCATCGGTGGTTGTGGCCCCCGGTCATGGGTATTTAGTAAAAAAAGTGAGGGATAGATATGAGTAAACGCCGGCAGGAAAGAATGTCTGTAGAAATCATGCGCGTTTTATCCCAGATAATACAGGAGGAGATAAAGGATCCTCGTATTGAATTTAAGAATCTCTCCATAACTCGCATAGATCTTAGTAATGATTATAGCCATGCCCGGGTAAATATAAGCATACTGGGTGATGAAATCCAGAGGGAAGAGGCGATGAAAGCCCTGCAAAAGGCCAAAGGCTATATTAGAAGCGCTCTGGCCCAGCAGCTAAAGGTGCGCCATGCGCCGGAGCTGGAATTCCGCCTGGACCGCTCTATAGAACATGGAATAAGGATTTCTTCCCTTCTGGAAGAAATTAAAGAAGAGGCAAAAGGCAGTAATGAATAAACTGAAGGAAATTGCCAGTAAAGTAATGGATAAAGATGACTTTTTGCTGGTGGGACATAAAGCCCCGGATGGGGATTGTATTGGTTCTATGCTGGGTTTGTACCTGGGACTGAAGGCCATGGGCAAAAGGGTCGGGATGCTTTTGTCTGAACCTGTTCCTCCTGTCTACCACTACCTGAGCGCGGCGGAACAGGTAAAATTACCTGGGGAAATACAATTTATACCCAAAAACCTCATTTTTCTGGATTGTTCGGATGAACAGCGGGTAGGCCAGGAAGTATTCTCCCTCATACAGGAAAGGAACTGCAGCTTCAATATCGATCATCACCAAAGCAATGGTCTTTTTGCTGATTTTAACTATATCGATACCAGCGCTGCGGCAACTGCCGAAATCATTAGTGAATTACTACTGCTTATGCCAATAAATATTAGCGCTGCTATGGCGGATGCTCTTTTGGCCGGTATCATCATGGATACGGGATGTTTTTTAAATGCCAATACCACGGCTAAAACCTTGAGAATAGCTGCGGAACTACTAAATTTTGGCGCCAGTGTTAATCTCGCCAGAATAAGCCTTTTTGAATCCAAGTCTAGAAAAGAAGTGTTAATATTGCAGCATGCATTGCAACATTTGGATTTCTCATCTGATGGTAAAATAGCCTGGATGAGCTTGCCCTATCATGAATTAGTGGCTATAGAGGCCGAAGACTTGTATCCGGAAGGGCTTATAAACCATACTCGTATGATTGAAGGTGTAGAGGTAGGGATTCTATTTCGCGAAATGCCGGCAGGAAAGGTTAAAGTTGGTTTCCGTTCACGAGGGCAGGTTGATGTTGCTGCACTTGCTGCACAATTTGGCGGTGGCGGGCACAGGCAGGCATCAGGTGCCCAGTGTGAAGGTAAGCTGGAGGAAGTAAAGTCAATAATTATTCAAGCGGTTGAGGATGTGATTTGATTTTTGCACGGGTTTCTTAACATCAACAAACCCCAGGCTATGACTTCTTTTGATGTTATTAAAAAGCTTAAAAAGGTTTTACCGCGAAAATACAAGTTGGGGCATTTGGGTACCCTGGATCCTATGGCTGAAGGTGTTTTGCCCGTGGCAGTCGGCTGTGGCACCAGGATAATTCCTTTTGTTGAAGATGAGACCAAGGAATATATAGCCACTATGACCCTGGGAGCATCATCCGATACCCAGGATGCCTGGGGAGTGATTACATACCATACACCAAGAAAAATAGAGCCTGCCCAAGTAGAAAAAGTACTGGCATTGTTTCGGGGTAAGAGCAGGCAAGTTCCGCCTATGTACTCAGCTGTTCACCATGAAGGGAAAAGACTTTATGAATTAGCCCGCCAGGGTCTGGAAGTGGAGAGGAAAGCAAGAGAAATTGAAATCTTCGAGTTGGAACTGCTGAATGCCGATTGGGAGCAGGAATTACCCCAATTGAGCTTGCGGGTAAGCTGTTCCCGGGGGACCTATATTCGCACACTGTGTCATGATATTGGCCAGGAATTAGGTTGCGGAGCCTATTTATCCAGTTTGCGCCGAAGTCGCTCTGGTTGCTTCAAAATCGAAGAGGCAGTAAGCCTGGATTATATTATAGAGAAGCGGGAGAATCTGAGTCGAGCCTTGCTGCCCCTGGACTATCCTATAAATAACTTACCGCTTATAAGCCTAAAAAGTGCGGAATTACCAGCTATAATAAACGGAAGACAGATAAGCCGGACAGGAAAGCTGGCTAGTCCCCGGGTAAGGTTATATACGCCGGAAGGACAACTGCTGGCTATTGCTGAAGCAAATAACTATAATGAAGATACTGTACTCCAGCCCTGCCGGGTTTTTAAGATTAATGAATAAGGGAGAGTAGCATAAGGGTACCCCTGATGAAGGAACAGAAGGAGTTGCTGTATGGAGGTAGTAAGAGAAATAGATAATTTTACTAATAGTGAAGGCTCGTTATTTTTAGCCCTGGGTAATTTTGATGGAGTACACCGGGGGCACCAGCGTTTGATTGGTGATTTAGTAAAGAAAGCCCGGGCCAACAATGGAATCGCGGCGGCATTTATTTTTGAACCCCACCCGGCTATGGTGCTTAACCCCAGTCGGGCTCCCAAACTTTTGGTAACTGCGGAACGAAAAGCCGAGTTAATGAATAAACTGGGTTTGGATAAACTGATCTACAATACCTTTGACCTGGCCATATCCCAGTGCTCTCCGGAAGAGTTCGTAAAAAGCATCCTGGTCGAGAGATTAAAAATTAGAGAAGCGTTTGTGGGATTCAACTATTCCTTTGGTCACAAAGGAAGTGGTACGCCTCAACTATTAAAAGAGCTGGGGAAAAAATATGATTTCCAGGTTAATATCATTCCCCCGGTGGAAATCAAGGGGCAGGTGGTATCCAGCACTATCATCCGCCAAGCCCTGGATGCCGGCGATATGGAATTGGCCCGGGAAATGCTGGGTTACTATCCCATGATAGAAGGAAAGGTAATTGAAGGGGAAAAACGAGGAGCAACTATTGGTTTCCCTACAGCCAACCTGGGGATTGGGGCAGAATTAAATATACCGGTGAAAGGGGTATATGCGGCTCTGGCAGTGCTGGAAGGCGAAAATTTCGGGGCCGCCGTCAACATAGGCAGCAAGCCCACCTTTCATCAGGAATATCCAGTTTCGGTTGAGGCTCATTTAATCGATTTTAACCGACAGGTTTATGATCAGGATTTAAGGCTGTTTTTCCTCCAAAAAATCAGGGACGAAAAAAGATTTAGCAGCGTTGACGAACTAATTAAGCAGATTGGGCTTGACCGAAAGCAAGCTGGGGAAATATATGAGTCTCTGGAAAGCAGAGGAAAGATAGATATAATATGAGAAGACGGAAGTCGGAATGGTTGCCGGACGCCGGTGATTAGAAGGGGTATTCGGAAACTACATCTTATTATGCAAGCACATACTACCCACTTTTTATCGGTTGTTATGGCTCCCCCGAGCAATGGGTGGTTAGTTTAGAATATCGTAAATCAAACCAAACAGGAAAGGCTCTTGCTTATCAAGTCATGATTGTATAAAATTAGGATTGGATTTGTTAAGACATTAGAACCTCGGGCTAGGGATGACGATTCACCAGCGTTTTCCTTGGCCGGTGGCGATTATTTGGTAGAGGAGGTGAAAAACTTGGCATTATCTCTAGAAAGAAAAGGGGAAATAATTAAGACCTACCAAATTCACGAAAATGATACCGGCTCGCCGGAAGTCCAAATTGCTATATTAACGGAAAGAATAAATTACTTGAATGAGCATTTAAAAATAAATTCTAAAGACCATCATTCGCGCAGAGGCCTGCTGAAAATGGTAGGACAGCGTCGTTCACTCCTGGACTATCTCAAGAAGAAAGACTTTGAACGCTATCGGAGCATTGTTACCCGATTGGGCCTGCGCAGATAAAGAGCGGTAATCCGCTCTTTATCTTTATGGCTAGAGCTCTTACGGGAAACGAGTATGTCCATTTATTGGGTCTGCTCGTTTTCCCCCAATCGCTATACCTTTAAAACAGGCTTAAACGAGGCGCTGCGTTGAAACTGCTTCGCAGTTTCTTCCGATGCTTAAAGCGAATAGAAAAAGGTAACAATGTTCTTGTAGGAAGTAAGAAGTATAAAATCAATCTCATTTTGAAAGGAGGAAAACGTGATAGTTAAGAAGTATCAAATGGAGGTAGCAGGGCGACCATTAATTGTGGAAATAGGACAAGTTGCCCAGCAGGCCAATGGAGCTGCTCTTATGAGATATGGCGATACAGTTGTATTGGTCACAGCTACAGCTGCCAAACAGCCCCGCGAAGGAATTGACTTTTTCCCGCTAACGGTTGATTACGAGGAGAAACAATATGCGGTAGGGAAAATACCAGGAGGTTTCATTAAAAGAGAAGGCCGGGCTACAGCCCAGGCTACCCTATCTGCTCGCTTGATTGACCGGCCTATCCGCCCACTTTTCCCTAAAGGTTTCCGGAATGAAATACATGTAGTAGCCACTATTCTATCGGTGGAGAAAGATAATGCACCAGATGTTACCGCTATAACCGGAGCCTCTGTTGCCCTTTCTATTTCTGATATACCTTTTGCTGGTCCAGTAGCGGCAGTAATAGTGGGACTGGTGGATGGGGAACTGATTATTAATCCTACAGTGGAGCAACACCAGAAAAGCGATCTACACCTGGCGGTAGCGGGAACCAAAGAGGCTATCATGATGGTTGAAGGAGGAGCCAATGAGGTTCCTGAGGAAACTATGCGTGATGCTATTTTCTTTGCTCATGAAGAGATTAAGAAAATAGTAGATTTTCAGGAAAATATCATAAGAGAAGTTGGCCTGTCCAAAATGCAGGTGGAAATTCCGATTTTGGATGAGGAAATAAAAAAGGCCGTTGTCGAATTTGCTACTCCACTATTTGAAGAAGCGGTCAAGAATCCAGATAAGAAGACGAGGGAAGACCAGATGGATTCCTCCCAGAAATCTGTTTTGCAGCACTTTACCGAGAGCTATCCGGAAGAAGAAAAATTGATTGCCGATGTATCGGACGAGACCATGAAAGCCGTGGTTAGAAAGATGGCTCTGGAGGAAGGGGAACGGGTTGATGGGAGAAAGCTTGATGAAATCAGGAAAGTAAGCTGCGAGGTTGGTTTCCTGCCCCGGCCTCATGGCTCAGGTCTTTTTACCCGCGGTCAGACCCAGGTTTTGTCGGTTACCACCCTGGGAGCCATCAGTGAAGAACAACGGCTTGATGGTCTGGGAATCGAAGAGAAAAAAAGATATATTCATCACTATAATTTCCCTCCCTATAGCACTGGTGAAACCAAACCTATGCGTGGTCCGGGAAGAAGGGAAATTGGTCACGGAGCCCTGGCTGAACGGGCTTTGCTGGCAGTAATACCATCGGAAGAAGAATTCCCTTATACTATAAGGGTAGTTTCTGAAGTTTTGGAATCAAATGGCTCCAGCTCTATGGGGAGTGTATGTGGTAGTACGCTATCTCTGATGCACGCCGGTGTTCCCATTAAAGCTCCGGTATCTGGTATTGCCATGGGACTGGTCAAAGAAGGCGAGCGTTTTGCCATTATGAGTGATATTCAGGGAATAGAGGATGCTCTAGGAGACATGGATTTCAAACTGGCTGGAACCGAAAAAGGGGTTACCGCCCTGCAGATGGACATAAAAATTACCGGGGTTAACCGTGAAATAGTCGAAGCTGCACTTAAACAGGCCCGTGAAGGCAGAATGTTTATCTTAAAGAAGATGCTCGAAGCCATCGATAAGCCTAATGAGGAACTTTCTCCTTATGCCCCGCAGATGATCCGTATGCAGATAGACCCGGACAAAATCCGGGAAGTTATTGGACCTGGCGGCAAAACCATTCATAAAATAGTCGATGAGACCGGTTGCAAAATTGATATTGAAGATGATGGTAGCCTGTTTATAATGGCTACAGATGAAGAGGCCGCGAAAAAGGCCCGATTTTTTGTGGAATCCATTGTGGCTGAAGTTGAGGTGGGCAAGACCTACATGGGAACCGTTAAGCGCATAATGGATTTTGGGGCTTTTGTGGAAATCATTCCCGGGGTATTGGGAACATCAGGAAAAGAAGGCCTGGTACACATTTCCCAGCTGGCCGAGGAAAGAGTAAACAAAGTCAGAGATGTGGTGGACATCGGGGATCAGATACTGGTCAAGGTTACAGAAATTGATAGACAAGGCCGGGTAAACCTTTCCCGTAAAGCTGTATTAAAAAGCGCTGTTAAAAAATAATTAAGTTACCATGGCCCGAGGCAGCAACCACCAATGAAAAATGAGTTGTTGTTAGGCGCTTGAATAGTAAGATGTGTTGGGAAATAACTTAAACCCCTCACCCCTTACCCATCACTCCTCACTTCTATTGGCAACTGCATAGATTATTCCAAGTAAACCGAGTAACCTCGGTTTATTTGCATTTAATGCAGTAATTTTCTTTTTCAAGCAAAAATTGAATAGTAGTAGATGCCAAGGAATATTAATGTAGAAAAAAGCCGGGAGGAGTGAGAACGATTTTTTAGGATTCCATACCATCAAAGTGAACAGCAGGGCTTTATTTCTCTTATGCTTTTTTATCAGCATTTCGCTATTTACTGCCTGGCTTGACCGGGTGGAACGAAAAATATATGGAGTTAAACCAGGAGTTACTATGGCCGGAGAGAAGCTAGAAGGCTTGCTTCCAGGCGAACTGCGTTTGCTGGTGGAGAATATGGCTCTTAAGGAGCAGAAACTACCTTTGGAACCGGCTTTAGACAAAGAAACAGGAGAAGTAATTCCCGAGCAGGAAGGCTGCATAGTTGATATTGAAGGCAGTGTGAGTAAAGCTTTGCAAGCAGAAGAAGGCGACAAGCTGGAATTGCTGATGCGGGCAATTCCTTCCCGTTATTCCAGCCGGGACCTGCAAAAAATAACCTTGAGCCGGGGCTACTACGAAACCTGGTTTACCGGGACTTACCAGCGTTATACCAACGTTTCCCTGGCCTGCAGCAGTGTTAACAATAGCCTGCTATGGCCCGGGCAGGAATTTTCTTTTAATGAAACAGTAGGTCCCAGAACTCCGGAGAGAGGTTATATGCCGGCACCGGTGTTTTTAATGGGGGCCAGCGAACTGGACTATGGAGGGGGGGTTTGCCAGGTAGCAACAACGGTTTTTAATGCGGCTGGAAAGGCCGGCCTGAAAATAATTGAGCGTCATCTGCACAGCCGGAGGGTTCATTATGTAGCTGAGGGTAAAGACGCTACGGTAAGCTATGGAGATCTGGATCTCAAATTTTCCAATAATACAGGTAGTCCATTGATCATCAAGGCCGGAATCAACCGGGGTAAGGTATGGGTAAATATTTTGGGGGAGGAAGATTAAACTGAAAATATATTTTGTTTCCCGGAAAAAACTAATAGTAATGCTGATGTCCATTTTGCTGCTGGGCGTATTCACCACAATCTTACTTATGCGCGGGGATGACAGCAGTGTAGCTTCCAGGGTGCTTGATCCCATATATCAGGGCAACAGCGGAGAGAAAGCGGTGGGCATAACCGTCAATGTGGATTGGGGTGAGGAATATATCCCTCAGATGCTCAAAAGTTTTAAAGAAAACCAGGCTGAGGTCACCTTCTTTGTTAGCGGAAAGTGGGCAGAAAAAAATCCGGAGCTTTTAAAAGAAATGAAAGCTGCCGGACATAGTATCCAGAGCCATGGATACAAACATTTGCATTTTAATAATATCTCAGCGGAAGAAGCCAGTGAGCAAATAAGAAAAGCCGAGGAGATTATTAATAAGACCGTAGGTGAAAAACCCCGGTTTTTTGCTCCCCCTTATGGGGAATATAACCAGCAATTGCTGAATGTGGTCGCTGCTTTGGATTATGAGCTTATTATGTGGAGCATTGATACGATAGATTGGCAGCGCCCTGATCCGGCAACCATTGTTAAAAGAGTCAGCAACAAGTTGCATAACGACGCCATTATCTTGATGCACCCTACAGACCCCACCGTTAAAGCTCTTCCTGCCATCTTGGAGAAAATTAAGCAAGACGGTTATAAAATGCTTACTATCGATAAAATTATCAAGCAGAGTAAAGGAGATAATAGTAAAGGAGATAATAATTGAGGGGTTTTAGCAAGGGAATTAGATTTATTATACTATTACTGTTATTTATGGGGCTAATAGCTTCTCCCGTAAATGCGGCTCCTTATATCAGCTCCCCCTACTATTGCTTGATGGATGGGGGAAGTGGGCAGTTGATACTTTCCAGTAACGGGGACGAAACTCGTCCTGTTGCCAGTACGGTAAAGATGATGACGGCCATCCTAACAATCGAATATGCCGGCATGGATGAAGAAGCCACAGTAAGCAGCAAGGCTGCCCGAACCCCCGAATATAGCATTGGTTTGAAGGCGGAGCAAAGGATTACAGTGGGTGAACTGCTGAAAGTGGCCCTTATCCGATCTTCCAATGATGCGGCTGTGGTCCTGGCCGAACATATTGCCGGGGATGAGAGCTTATTTGCTCACTTGATGTCTAAAAAGGCTTTCTTAATTGGCGCCTCTAATACCCGTTTTAGCAATGCCTCCGGTCTCCCGGGTGGTGAACAATTCAGTACCTGCAGTGATCTGGCTCAGATTGGCCGTTATGCTCAATCCCATCCCCAAATCAAGGAACTGGTGGCTACCCGGCAAAGCGATTTTAAGCACCCCTCTTATAGTCAGCCTTTAAGGATAAGCAATACCAATCCCTTGCTGGGCAGCTATCAGGGAGCTGATGGTATTAAAACCGGTACGGCCAACGCTGCGGGGAAATGTCTGGTGGCTTCCGCCACCCGGGATGGACGCCATTTAATAGCCGTTGTTTTAAAATCCAGCGATAGAGCAGGCGATTGTGCGCGTTTACTTAATTATGGATTCAAGGATAGCTATTATCAGCAAATAATCAATGCTTCTACTCCGTTTAAAGAATTACGGGTATTAAATGCTAAAACTCCTAAGGTTAAGATATATCCAGCTCGGGATCTCTATCTCTGGGTAGGAGATAATAGCCCCGATATCGAGAAAAAAGTAAATATGAAATATGAACTGCAAGCTCCGCTGAGCAAGGGGCAAGAAGTTGGCAGCCTGGTGGTTTATGCTGATGGAAAGCTGGTTGAGAGTATACCGCTGCTTTGCGGGGATAATATTACCCGGCAGGCCAATCTCTTCCAAAGGATAATTAAGGACTTTATTTTACCTTAACTGATTTGTAAGGAAAGTGAGGAGTGAGAGGGCACCCTTCTGCATCAAAAGGAGTTTTTGCAGTTGAGCCCTAAACTGCTATAGTGAAAAAACTTGCTCTGCTATCTTTTTTGTCCTGGAATCGGATAGAATAAGATTATATGTTTTACATGGAGGTATGGAAGTGATAAATACATGGTTACTGGACAAGCAGGCCAGGCTGATAGTGGAGGAGATTCCCTATTTGAAATCGGCCGCCCTGGGGGTTTATATCAAACTGGGTTCCCGACATGAAAAGGAAGAAATAGCGGGAGCCAGTCATTTTATCGAGCATATGCTTTTTAAGGGTACCGAAAGCAGGTCAGCCCGGGATATTGCGGAGAGTTTTGAAGAGATAGGAGGGCAGCTGAATGCCTTTACCTCCAAAGAATTTACCTGTGTTTATGCCCGGACCCTGGATGAAAATATTTCATCAGCTATGGAGATAATTTTTGATATGCTCTTTAATTCCACCTTTGCTACCCGGGATTTTGCTACGGAGAAAGAGGTAATTATCGAGGAAATTAATATTTATGAAGATACCCCGGATGATTTAATACACGATTTATTTGCCCGCAACCTCTGGCAGGGGCATCCCATGGGTTCCCCCATACTGGGAACCCTGGATTCGGTATCTGCTTTCAGCCGGGACGAAATATTTGATTTCTATAAAAAATGTTATGTTCCTTCTAATATGGTAATAGCTGTGGCCGGCAATGTAGATAAAAACCTCATAAAAGAGCAGGTGGAAAAATGTCTGGTCCGGCAGCCATTAACTCAGGTAAATTGGCCTGAACCCAAGCACTCGGAGTATTCCAGTTTTGTAAGACTGCTGGAAAAGGAAACCGAACAGGTGCAGATTTGCCTGGGAGTTCCCGGGATATCATATTTTGACCAGAATCGCTATGTGCAGAACGTTATGAACAGTATACTGGGAGGAGGGATGAGTTCCCGCCTCTTCCAAAAAATTCGTGAAGAATTGGGCCTGGCTTATTCTGTTTATTCCTCGCCCTCCACTTATTCCGATACCGGCTCTTATTCATTCTATATCGGTACCGGTCCGGGTAAGATAGCTACTTTTTTTGAGGCTCTGTATCATGAACTGGAGTTTTTTGTGAGCAGAGGGGTTAGTGAGCGGGAAGTAAGCCGAACCCAGCAATTGATCAAGTCCAGTATGTACCTGGGTTTGGAAAGCGTAATGAATCGCATGAGCCGCCTGGGCAAGTCTTTTTTGATGTATAACCGGGTGATTCCCGTAGAAGATGTAATCAAGGAAATCCTTGCGGTTGATGCTGGCAAGATACAGAGCTTCTCTTCCAACATCTTGCAAAAACCGGCTTTTTCCCTGGCGGCTATTGGACCGGCCGAGGTTCTTCCTCAGGTGGAGAAGGAATTTCACAAATGGTGGGGCTAGAAAGGAGAGGAAAAGATGAAAGTACTTTTTAACCGCTTGCACTCCCATGACTTGCCTTTGCCCCGTTACATGACCCCGGGTTCCTCCGGTTTGGATCTCTATGCGGCTGTAGATGAGGAAATTTTGATCCCCAGCGGTAAAATCGTGCTGGTTCCCACCGGCCTGGCCTTGGCCATTCCGGAAGGATATGAAGCCCAGATACGCCCCCGCAGTGGATTGGCCTTGAAGTATGGCATAACTCTCTTGAACACCCCCGGTACCATCGATGCTGATTACCGGGGAGAGATAAAAGTGATTGTCATAAATCTGGGGGACAAAGACTATATTCTAAAAAGGGGCGAAAGGATTGCCCAAATGGTCTTTTCCCGGGTGGAAAAGGCCGAATTTATGGAAGTTAAATCCCTGGATGAAACTTTGCGTGGAGCGGGGGGATTTGGTCATACCGGTATTTGAAGGAGGGTTTTTGGTGCGGCTTAATGAGCTGGTGGGAAAAGAAATGGTCAATATATATGACGGGATGCGAATGGGAACAGTAGGGGACTCGGATATGCTTATTGACGAAGAGAGCGGTTTAATTATTTCTATCATACTTCCTAACCGCAACAATGCCTTAAGCTTTTGGGTAGACCGGCAAAAAATGGTTATTCCCTGGGAGGCGGTAAAGAAGATTGGTCGTGAGGTTATTGTAGTTGATGTGAACAATACCCACATGCGGCTGAAGAACAACTCGCTATAACAAGATTAATAGAAAGTTAGGAGTAATGGGTAAGGGTTTAAGGCTTATTTATTCTCGCCAGAAATCAGGGAGGAAGAGGAGGAGCAGGGGATAGATTTCCAGGCGGCC
It encodes the following:
- the rbfA gene encoding 30S ribosome-binding factor RbfA, which codes for MSKRRQERMSVEIMRVLSQIIQEEIKDPRIEFKNLSITRIDLSNDYSHARVNISILGDEIQREEAMKALQKAKGYIRSALAQQLKVRHAPELEFRLDRSIEHGIRISSLLEEIKEEAKGSNE
- a CDS encoding DHH family phosphoesterase, whose translation is MNKLKEIASKVMDKDDFLLVGHKAPDGDCIGSMLGLYLGLKAMGKRVGMLLSEPVPPVYHYLSAAEQVKLPGEIQFIPKNLIFLDCSDEQRVGQEVFSLIQERNCSFNIDHHQSNGLFADFNYIDTSAAATAEIISELLLLMPINISAAMADALLAGIIMDTGCFLNANTTAKTLRIAAELLNFGASVNLARISLFESKSRKEVLILQHALQHLDFSSDGKIAWMSLPYHELVAIEAEDLYPEGLINHTRMIEGVEVGILFREMPAGKVKVGFRSRGQVDVAALAAQFGGGGHRQASGAQCEGKLEEVKSIIIQAVEDVI
- the truB gene encoding tRNA pseudouridine(55) synthase TruB; amino-acid sequence: MHGFLNINKPQAMTSFDVIKKLKKVLPRKYKLGHLGTLDPMAEGVLPVAVGCGTRIIPFVEDETKEYIATMTLGASSDTQDAWGVITYHTPRKIEPAQVEKVLALFRGKSRQVPPMYSAVHHEGKRLYELARQGLEVERKAREIEIFELELLNADWEQELPQLSLRVSCSRGTYIRTLCHDIGQELGCGAYLSSLRRSRSGCFKIEEAVSLDYIIEKRENLSRALLPLDYPINNLPLISLKSAELPAIINGRQISRTGKLASPRVRLYTPEGQLLAIAEANNYNEDTVLQPCRVFKINE
- a CDS encoding bifunctional riboflavin kinase/FAD synthetase, with amino-acid sequence MEVVREIDNFTNSEGSLFLALGNFDGVHRGHQRLIGDLVKKARANNGIAAAFIFEPHPAMVLNPSRAPKLLVTAERKAELMNKLGLDKLIYNTFDLAISQCSPEEFVKSILVERLKIREAFVGFNYSFGHKGSGTPQLLKELGKKYDFQVNIIPPVEIKGQVVSSTIIRQALDAGDMELAREMLGYYPMIEGKVIEGEKRGATIGFPTANLGIGAELNIPVKGVYAALAVLEGENFGAAVNIGSKPTFHQEYPVSVEAHLIDFNRQVYDQDLRLFFLQKIRDEKRFSSVDELIKQIGLDRKQAGEIYESLESRGKIDII
- the rpsO gene encoding 30S ribosomal protein S15 gives rise to the protein MALSLERKGEIIKTYQIHENDTGSPEVQIAILTERINYLNEHLKINSKDHHSRRGLLKMVGQRRSLLDYLKKKDFERYRSIVTRLGLRR
- a CDS encoding polyribonucleotide nucleotidyltransferase is translated as MEVAGRPLIVEIGQVAQQANGAALMRYGDTVVLVTATAAKQPREGIDFFPLTVDYEEKQYAVGKIPGGFIKREGRATAQATLSARLIDRPIRPLFPKGFRNEIHVVATILSVEKDNAPDVTAITGASVALSISDIPFAGPVAAVIVGLVDGELIINPTVEQHQKSDLHLAVAGTKEAIMMVEGGANEVPEETMRDAIFFAHEEIKKIVDFQENIIREVGLSKMQVEIPILDEEIKKAVVEFATPLFEEAVKNPDKKTREDQMDSSQKSVLQHFTESYPEEEKLIADVSDETMKAVVRKMALEEGERVDGRKLDEIRKVSCEVGFLPRPHGSGLFTRGQTQVLSVTTLGAISEEQRLDGLGIEEKKRYIHHYNFPPYSTGETKPMRGPGRREIGHGALAERALLAVIPSEEEFPYTIRVVSEVLESNGSSSMGSVCGSTLSLMHAGVPIKAPVSGIAMGLVKEGERFAIMSDIQGIEDALGDMDFKLAGTEKGVTALQMDIKITGVNREIVEAALKQAREGRMFILKKMLEAIDKPNEELSPYAPQMIRMQIDPDKIREVIGPGGKTIHKIVDETGCKIDIEDDGSLFIMATDEEAAKKARFFVESIVAEVEVGKTYMGTVKRIMDFGAFVEIIPGVLGTSGKEGLVHISQLAEERVNKVRDVVDIGDQILVKVTEIDRQGRVNLSRKAVLKSAVKK
- a CDS encoding VanW family protein; translation: MNSRALFLLCFFISISLFTAWLDRVERKIYGVKPGVTMAGEKLEGLLPGELRLLVENMALKEQKLPLEPALDKETGEVIPEQEGCIVDIEGSVSKALQAEEGDKLELLMRAIPSRYSSRDLQKITLSRGYYETWFTGTYQRYTNVSLACSSVNNSLLWPGQEFSFNETVGPRTPERGYMPAPVFLMGASELDYGGGVCQVATTVFNAAGKAGLKIIERHLHSRRVHYVAEGKDATVSYGDLDLKFSNNTGSPLIIKAGINRGKVWVNILGEED
- a CDS encoding polysaccharide deacetylase family protein; translated protein: MLMSILLLGVFTTILLMRGDDSSVASRVLDPIYQGNSGEKAVGITVNVDWGEEYIPQMLKSFKENQAEVTFFVSGKWAEKNPELLKEMKAAGHSIQSHGYKHLHFNNISAEEASEQIRKAEEIINKTVGEKPRFFAPPYGEYNQQLLNVVAALDYELIMWSIDTIDWQRPDPATIVKRVSNKLHNDAIILMHPTDPTVKALPAILEKIKQDGYKMLTIDKIIKQSKGDNSKGDNN
- a CDS encoding D-alanyl-D-alanine carboxypeptidase family protein; this encodes MRGFSKGIRFIILLLLFMGLIASPVNAAPYISSPYYCLMDGGSGQLILSSNGDETRPVASTVKMMTAILTIEYAGMDEEATVSSKAARTPEYSIGLKAEQRITVGELLKVALIRSSNDAAVVLAEHIAGDESLFAHLMSKKAFLIGASNTRFSNASGLPGGEQFSTCSDLAQIGRYAQSHPQIKELVATRQSDFKHPSYSQPLRISNTNPLLGSYQGADGIKTGTANAAGKCLVASATRDGRHLIAVVLKSSDRAGDCARLLNYGFKDSYYQQIINASTPFKELRVLNAKTPKVKIYPARDLYLWVGDNSPDIEKKVNMKYELQAPLSKGQEVGSLVVYADGKLVESIPLLCGDNITRQANLFQRIIKDFILP
- a CDS encoding M16 family metallopeptidase codes for the protein MEVINTWLLDKQARLIVEEIPYLKSAALGVYIKLGSRHEKEEIAGASHFIEHMLFKGTESRSARDIAESFEEIGGQLNAFTSKEFTCVYARTLDENISSAMEIIFDMLFNSTFATRDFATEKEVIIEEINIYEDTPDDLIHDLFARNLWQGHPMGSPILGTLDSVSAFSRDEIFDFYKKCYVPSNMVIAVAGNVDKNLIKEQVEKCLVRQPLTQVNWPEPKHSEYSSFVRLLEKETEQVQICLGVPGISYFDQNRYVQNVMNSILGGGMSSRLFQKIREELGLAYSVYSSPSTYSDTGSYSFYIGTGPGKIATFFEALYHELEFFVSRGVSEREVSRTQQLIKSSMYLGLESVMNRMSRLGKSFLMYNRVIPVEDVIKEILAVDAGKIQSFSSNILQKPAFSLAAIGPAEVLPQVEKEFHKWWG
- the dut gene encoding dUTP diphosphatase; the encoded protein is MKVLFNRLHSHDLPLPRYMTPGSSGLDLYAAVDEEILIPSGKIVLVPTGLALAIPEGYEAQIRPRSGLALKYGITLLNTPGTIDADYRGEIKVIVINLGDKDYILKRGERIAQMVFSRVEKAEFMEVKSLDETLRGAGGFGHTGI
- a CDS encoding YlmC/YmxH family sporulation protein; this translates as MRLNELVGKEMVNIYDGMRMGTVGDSDMLIDEESGLIISIILPNRNNALSFWVDRQKMVIPWEAVKKIGREVIVVDVNNTHMRLKNNSL